ACGCGCCCGAGCAGGCCGCGGCGCTCCTCGCCCCGATCCTCGGCATGGACGCCGATGTGGTCGCGAAGAAGCTGCGGACCCCCAGGACGCGCTACGTCCTGCTGGCCCGCCGCCAGACCCCCCAGGTCTGGAAGCAGATCAAGGACCTCAAGAGCACGCTCGCGGAGAAGGCGGACCGGGAGAAGTCGGCGAGCGTCATCGCCGGAGTCTTCGCCGACCCCAGCAGCAAGCGCGTGTACCCGAACGGCGATCTGGCCGCCGGGATACTGGGCTGGGTCAACGCCGACGGCAAGGGCGGCGGCGGTGTCGAGCAGCAGCTGAACAAGGATCTTTCGGGCAAGCCCGGCAAGATCAAGTACGCCCAGTCCGGCGGCCGCCAGGTGCCCACGGCCGGCAGCAACGAGCAGCCCGCCGTGCCCGGTTCGGAGGTCGAGCTCACCATCGACCGCGACATCCAGTGGGCCGCCCAGAAGGCCATCACCGACCAGGTGAAGAAGTCCGGCGCGGACCGCGGCTACGTGATGGTGCAGGACACCCGGACCGGTGAGGTCCTGGCGATGGCCAACGCGCCCGGCTTCGACCCCAACGACCTCTCGCAGGCCAACTCCACCTCCATGGGCAACGCCGCGCTCCAGGACGCCTACGAGCCCGGCTCCACCGCGAAGGTCATGTCGATGGCCGCCGTGCTCGAGGAGAACGCGGCCACCCCGGACACACATGTCACGGTGCCCAACCGGCTGCACCGCGGCGACCGGCTCTTCCAGGACGACATCGACCACCCCACCTGGCACCTCACGCTGAACGGCGTGCTCGCCAAGTCCAGCAACATCGGCACCATCCTGGCCACGGGCCAGCTCGGCAAGACCCAGCCCCAGGCCAACCAGGTGCTCTCGTCGTACCTGCGCAAGTTCGGCATCGGCCGCCCCACCGGGCTCGACTTCCCGGGCGAGACCCCGGGCATCCTGGCCCCCGCCGACAAGTGGTCGACCTCGCAGCAGTACACGATCCCTTTCGGCCAGGGTTTCTCCATCAACGCGATGCAGGCGGCCTCCGTCTACTCGACCATCGCCAACGGCGGCGTACGCGTGGAGCCCACCCTCGTACGCGGCACCAAGGGACCCGACGGCAGGTTCACCCCGGCCCCGAAGCCCAAGGAGAACCGGGTCGTCAGCGCGAAAACGGCCAAGAGGGTCGCGCAGATGCTCGAGTCCGTCGTGGACGACGAGGAGGGCACCGGCGCCAAGGCGCGCATCCCCGGCTACCGCGTCGCGGGAAAGACCGGCACCGCCAACCGAGTAGATCCGGCCACCGGCAGATACAAGGGCTACACCTCGTCCTTCGCCGGTTTCGCCCCCGCCGACCAGCCCCGCGTCACCGTCTACTGCGCGATCCAGAACGCCACCAAGGGCAGCTACTTCGGTGGCCAGATCTGCGGCCCCATCTACAAGCAGGTCATGGAGTTCGCCCTCAAGACGCTCCAGGTCCCGCCCACCGGCGCCGGGCCCGCCCGGCTGCCCGTCAGCTTCCAGCCCTGATCCGAGCCCCGAGAGTGACCAGGTACAGCCCGTGACAACGATCACCCCGGACCCCGGGAACCAGCCCGCGCCACGCCCCTCGCTTCGCTCCATGGGCGGTGCGCCCGGTACGCTCACCGCCGTGCCACAAGCTGATCAGTCCCAAACCACCCAGAAGGGCGCTCCCGTGACATATCCGGGACCGCCGCGACCGGTGCAGGTCACCGCGACGCGACTTGCCGATCTCGCAGATCAGCTGGGTGTCCCCGCGCCCGAAGAGCCCACGGCGTCGACGGGGAGCACCGGCATCACGCACGACTCGCGCGCCGTGCGCCCCGGCGACATCTACGCGGCCCTGCCCGGCGCCCGCTTCCACGGAGCCGACTTCGCCGCCCAGGCCGCGAGCCTCGGCGCCGTCGCCGCCCTCACCGACCCGTCCGGCGCCGAACGCGTCGAGGCGGCCGGTCTGCCGGCCCTCGTCGTGGAGAACCCGCGCGGCCGGATGGGCGAGCTGGCGGC
The DNA window shown above is from Streptomyces sp. NBC_01445 and carries:
- a CDS encoding peptidoglycan D,D-transpeptidase FtsI family protein; this translates as MTDREPPRRRVPAPARNGRPAPRRPSPGVRRPRPAPVKAPVALRLGSPRPRLRMVSLGLTLVLIAFVVRLLQVQAVDASAYAAKAEQHRYVEHVLAAERGGITDRSGVALATSVDAYDITADPTMFRPADTVAGKNTPPPVVPGDAPEQAAALLAPILGMDADVVAKKLRTPRTRYVLLARRQTPQVWKQIKDLKSTLAEKADREKSASVIAGVFADPSSKRVYPNGDLAAGILGWVNADGKGGGGVEQQLNKDLSGKPGKIKYAQSGGRQVPTAGSNEQPAVPGSEVELTIDRDIQWAAQKAITDQVKKSGADRGYVMVQDTRTGEVLAMANAPGFDPNDLSQANSTSMGNAALQDAYEPGSTAKVMSMAAVLEENAATPDTHVTVPNRLHRGDRLFQDDIDHPTWHLTLNGVLAKSSNIGTILATGQLGKTQPQANQVLSSYLRKFGIGRPTGLDFPGETPGILAPADKWSTSQQYTIPFGQGFSINAMQAASVYSTIANGGVRVEPTLVRGTKGPDGRFTPAPKPKENRVVSAKTAKRVAQMLESVVDDEEGTGAKARIPGYRVAGKTGTANRVDPATGRYKGYTSSFAGFAPADQPRVTVYCAIQNATKGSYFGGQICGPIYKQVMEFALKTLQVPPTGAGPARLPVSFQP